The DNA window TCATCGCCCGCGCCTTGGCTTGCCGCGCGGACGCGGACAGCGACGTGTTGAGGCGCAGCGGCTCCTCGAGGATGGTGCCGACCTTCTGGCGCGGGTTGAGCGAGCCGTAGGGGTCCTGGAAGACGATCTGTACGGTGCGGCGCAGTTCGTGGCTCGGCGTCACCCCTTGATGCACCTGCTTGCCGTCGATGATCAGCTCGCCGGCGGTCGGCGGTTCGATCATGGTGACGAGGCGGGCGAGCGTCGACTTGCCACAGCCGGATTCGCCGACGACGGCCAGCGTCTTGCCGGTGGCGAGCTTGAAGGAGGCCTCCGACAGCGCCCGCACGGTGGCCGGCTCGCCGAACATGCCGCGCTTCAGGCTGTAGTGGCGGGCGAGATGCTGTGCCTCAAGGACGATGTTTGGCTGGACGGGAGCATTCATGCCGAAAGCCTCCGGTCGAGAATGGCGGCCGGGCCGGGGTGGCCGACCGGCTTGCCCTGGTTGAGCGGATAATGGCAGAGCGCGTAGCCGGCGGCCTGGCCCTGGGTGACCGGCGCCTTCTCGACGCAACGCTCGGTGACGAACGAGCAGCGTGGGCTGAACAGGCAGCCCGTCGGGCGGTCATATTGGCCGGGCACCACGCCGGGGATCGACGGCAGGCGGCGTGTGGTCGCCCGTTCCGGCAGCGCCGACAGCAAAGCCGCCGTATAGGGGTGATGTGGGTCGGCGAACAGCTGGCTGACCGGCTGTTCCTCCACCTTCTGACCGGCATACTGCACCGAAACGCGGTTGGCGGTTTCGGCAACGACGCCCATGTCGTGGGTGATCAGCACCAGGGCCATGCCGGTCTCGCGCTGCAGCTTGGCGAGGAGATCGAGGATCTGCGCCTGGATGGTCACGTCGAGGGCGGTGGTCGGCTCGTCGGCGATCAGGAGCTTGGGGTTGCAGGCGATCGCCATGGCGATCATCACGCGCTGGTTCATGCCGCCCGACATCTGGTGCGGGTAGGTGTCGAGGCGCTCGGAGGCCGAGGGGATGCCGACCAGTTCAAGCAGTTCGACCGTGCGGTCGCGCCGGGCGCGCTTGTTGAGGCCGAGATGGGCTTCCAGCACTTCGCTGATCTGCCAGCCAACGGTGTAGCACGGATTGAGCGAGCTCATCGGCTCCTGGAAGATCATCGCCAGGTCCTTGCCGATGATGCGGCGGCGCTCGCGCGGCGAAATGGTCAGGAGATCCTTGCCGTCGAACATCAAGCGGTCGGCGGTAATGGTCGCCGTCCAGGGCAGGAGGCCCATCAGCGCCAGCATGGACACCGACTTGCCCGAGCCGCTCTCGCCGACGATCGAGACGATCTCGCCGGGGTCGACGGTCATGGAGACGCTGTCGACGGCGCGGAACTGGCCGCCCACCGTGCGGAAGTCGACCGAGAGGTTGCTGATTTCGAGAATGGGCATCACGACCTCTTCAGCTTCGGATCGAGGGCATCGCGCAGGCCGTCGCCCATCAGGTTGATGGCCAGAACGGTGATCAGGATGGCAAGACCGGGGAAGGTCACCACCCACCAGGCGCGCGTGATGAACTCACGCGCCTCGGCCAGCATGGTACCCCATTCCGGTGTCGGCGGCTGGGCGCCCATGCCGAGGAAGCCAAGAGCGGCGGCGTCGAGAATGGCACCCGAGAAGGAGAGGGCGGCCTGGACGATCAGCGGCGCCATGCAGTTAGGTAGGATAGTGACGAACATCAGCCACAGCGGTCCGGCGCCGGAGACGCGAGCGGCCGTTACGTAGTCGCGGTTGCGCTCGCTGAACACGGCGGCGCGCGTCAAGCGAACGTAGTGCGGCTGCGCCACGATGGCGATGGCAATCATCGCGTTGGTGAGGCCGGGGCCGAGGATGGCGACCAGAGTCAGCGCCAACAGCAGAGACGGGAAGGCGAGGATGACGTCCATGACGCGCATGATCACCGTGTCGACCCAGCCGCGGAAGAAGCCGGCGAACATGCCGATGATGACGCCGCCGATCAGCGACACCGAGACGACGACGACGCCGATGAACAGCGAGAAACGAGAGCCGAAGATCAGGCGCGACAGCATGTCACGACCGAGCGCGTCGGTGCCCAGCAGGAAGATGCCTTCGCTGCCATGGGTGAGCGGCGGCATCAGCAAGGAGTCGCGGAATTGCTGGTCGGGGTCGAATGGGGCGAAGAGCGGCGCGGCAATCGCGACGACCACCAGCACCACGAACAGCACGAGGCCAGCGACGGCACCGTGGTTTTCCGAGAAGTAGCGCCAGAATTCCTTGAGGCGCCCTGGACGGACGGAAGCGGAGACGGCGGTCATCGGATTACCTCTGGTGCCGGATCTTGGGATTGACGAGGCCGTAGAGCATGTCGACGATCAGGTTGACGGCCATGACGATAAGGGCGATCAGCACGAGGCCACCCTGCACGGCCGGATAGTCGCGGCGGAAGATCGAATCGACCATCCACTTGCCGATACCGGGCCAGGAGAAGATCGTCTCGGTCAGGATGGCACCGGCCATCAGCACGCCGATTTGCAGGCCGATGGTGGTAATCACCGGGATCAGCGCGTTGCGCAGCGCATGCACGGCGACCACACGGTAGGGGCTGAGGCCCTTGGCGCGGGCGGTGCGGATATAGTCCTCGCCGAGCACTTCCAGCATGGCCGAGCGCGTCTGGCGGGCGATGACGGCGAGCGGAATGGTGCCAAGCACGATGGTCGGCAGGATCAGGTGGCTGGCCGCTGACTGGAAGGCGCCCGCCTTGCCGGACAGGAAGCTGTCGATCAGCATGAAGCCGGTCACCTTGGGGAAGAAGAACATCAGCGAGATGCGGCCTGACACCGGCGTCCAGCCGAGCATGCCGGAGAAGACGATGATCAGCAGCAGCGCCCACCAAAAGATCGGCATGGAATAGCCGACCAGGGCAGTGGCCATCGCCGTATGATCGAACCAGGAATTGCGCTTGACGGCGGCGATGACACCGGCCGGCACGCCGAGCGCCACGGCGAAGATCACCGCGCAGATCGACAGCTCCAGCGTCGCCGGGAACAGCGTGAAGAATTCGGTGAAGATTGGCTTCTTGGTCGAAATCGAGGTGCCGAAGTCGCCGTGCATCAGGCCGGTGAAATAGGAGATGAACTGCTGCCAGAGCGGCAGGTCGAAGCCGTAGCGGTGCATAAGCTCGGCGTAGCGCTCGGGCGATATGCCTCGCTCACCGGCGAGCAGCAGCACCGGGTCGCCCGGCAATGCGCGGATGAAGAAGAAAGCGACCAGACTGACGCCGATGAAGGTCGGGATCAACAGGCTGAGGCGTCGGAGGATGAAACCGAACATGATGCAGGGTCAGTCCAGGCTCGAGAGTTGCTTGACGAAGATGTGGGTCGGATGTGTTTCATGGCGTCCGTCGGGAGTCCAGATCGCGGCCTGCCGGGCGCCACTGTCGCGCCAGCCGGATCGTGCGTAGAAGCGATGGGCACGCTCGTTGCCTTGCGAACATTGGATCACCGCGTCGCGCACGCCGCGCCGGGCGAGTTCCGCCTCGGTGGCGGCCAGAAGTGCGCTAGCAAGGCCGGTGCCACGCGCCTCTGCGGCGACATAGAGCTGATCGATCTCGCTGCCTTCGATAGCGGCAAACCCGAGGATGCGGCCACCAACCTCGGCGACGATGCAGCCGGCCTCGAGCGGCCCGAGGCGAAGATCGAAGCTTTCCACCGTCCGCTCGGCAACCGCGTGCGCCGGCAGGATCGATCCATGGCCGTCATGCCAGGCATCGTGCCACAGCCGAACGACCGCGGCGCGGTCGTCGGAACGGAAGGAACGGAAGGCGGTTGCGATGGACATGGGGCTTCCAGTAGCCGCCGGAAACCCGGCCTGCAAGCGACAAGGTCGCGATTTGACCATTATGGCGGCACGAAAATGCCGAGATTTCCGCCACTCTACATGATTATCCGCATGCTCGCGGCAAGCTTGGCGTGTCCAGCCTTGCTTGTGCAAGCAAAACGGTTCCGGAGATCGCTCCCCGGAACCGCGTCTGTCGTAATGGCTTGGCTTACTCGGTGATGTCGACCTGTTCGAACCAGTGCAGCCCAAGCGGATCAACCTTATAGCCGGTGACGCCCTTAGCCAGCGGCATATAGGTGGTCGAGTGGGCGATGGTCGCCCACGGGGCTTCCTTCTTGAAGACGACCTGGGCATCTTCATAGAGCTTGGTGCGCTCGGCCACATCGGACACCGTCGCAGCCTTGGTCACGAGATCGGTGAAGTCCTTGTTGCACCAGAACGCGCGGTTTGAGCCGCTGTCGACCGCGGCGCAGCTCAGAAGGGCGAACAGGAAGTTGTCCGGGTCGCCGTTGTCGCCGGTCCAGCCCTGCAGAAGCGCGCCGTCACGGGTTTTTTCCTTGCCGCGCTTCAGGTATTCGGCCCATTCGAAGGAAACGATCTCGACCTTGACGCCAACGTTGGCGAAGTCGGCCTGGATCAGCTCGGCCATGCGGCGGGCATTCGGGTTGTAGGGACGCGACACCGGCATCGCCCACACCTTCATGGAAAGATCCTTGACGCCAGCCTCGGCGAGCAGCTTCTTGGCCGCTTCCGGATCATAGGGGTCGTCCTGAACGCTGTCGTTATAGGACCACATGGTCGGCGGGATCGGGTTCTTGGCGATCTGGCCAGTGCCTTGATAGACGGCGTCGATGATCGCCTTCTTATTGATCGCCATGTTGAGAGCCTTGCGGACGCGGACGTCGTCGAAAGGCTTCTGCAAGGTGTTGTAGGCGAGGTAGCCGATGTTGAGGCCGGCCTGATCCAGCAACTGAATATTGCTGTCGGCCTTGAGGGCGTCGATGTCGGCAGGATTCGGGTAAGGAGCTGCCTGACATTCGCCGGCCTTCAGCTTCTGAACGCGAACCGATGCATCAGGGGTAATGGCGAAGACGAGGTCGTCGATCTTCGGCTTGGCACCCCAGTAGCCGGCGAAGGCCTGATAGCGGATGACCGCGTCCTTTTCATAGGCGACGAACTGGAACGGACCGGTGCCGATCGGCAACTGGTTGAGGTCGGCCTGCTTGCCTTCAGCGGCCAGCTTGTCGGCATATTCTTTCGACATGATCGAGGCGAACGCCATCGCGAGGTTGGCGAGCATCGGGGCGTTTGGCGAGGTCAGGGTGAGTTTGACGGTATAGTCGTCAACCTTGTCGAGTGACTTGACGAGCTTGGGCATGTCCATGCCCTCCCAATACTCCCAAGAGCCGCCGGCATAGGAGTACCAAGGACTGTTCTTGTCGTTCTGACGCGTGAGCGAGAAGATCACGTCATCGGCGTTGAAGTCGCGGGTCGGCGTGAAATACTCGGTGGTGTGGAACTTGACGCCATGGCGGAGGTGGAAGGTGTAGACGGTGCCGTCTTCGGAAATGTCCCAGCTCTCGGCGAGGCCGGGGATGATGGAGGTCGTGCCATGCTCGAACTCGGTCAAGCGGCTGTAGACCGTAACCGAGGAAGCGTCATGCGTTGTGCCAGAGGCATAAGGCGCCGGATCAAAGCCTTCCGGGCTGCCTTCGGAGCAGTAGACGAACGTCTTGGCGTGGGCGGCACTGGCAAGGCCAGCGACGAGCATGGTGGCCGCCAGAAGGCGGGACATCGTTTTCATACGGTATACTCCCCTGTTGCCGAGCGACGTCGGCTAACCCCGAGCCTGGTCAGACGGTGTTTTTTTGACTTATGCCCGTCAGCCGGCGAGCCCTTATCCGAACCGACAATTGATCGGTTGGCAAGCATTTTTTCCCAGACGGTCAGAAAACGGGCATCCTGCCTCCCGTCTGTGGACCCCTTGCTCGTTTCGGCAACGGCAGATTGTCATGAGGAATCCGAATCGTTCCGGAGGGTGGCTCGTCAAACCCGTGCCGTGGCGATAGGATTGAACGCAAACGGAGGACGCGAGCATGGCTGACGGGGTCGAGGCGGAATTGAAGGTGGCCGTGGACGCGGCCGGCGCCTCGCGTGTTGCGCGTCTCGTCGCCTTGCCGGGGCTGGAGGTCACTGCCAAGGGTGACAAGCGTCTCGTCAGCACCTATTTCGACACGCCCGATCTCGCCTTGCGCGCGAAAGGTATCAGCCTGCGCCTGCGCCGGTCTGGGCGGAGCGGCGAGCAAACGGTGAAATTCTCCGGCACCTTCTCGCTCGGTCTGGCCGAACGGCCGGAATTCAACGTGCCCTACACCGGCCGGGTGCCGGATCTTTCGCGCCTGCCGGAGGAGGCGGCGGCCGAGTTGACCAAGCTGGTCGATGGTCGGCCGCTGGTGCCATTGTTTTCCATGCGCGTAACGCGGCGGCGTTGGGACATTGCCACGCCCGGCGGCGATCGCATCGAGATGGCGCTCGACCGGGGCACGGCAACGGCCGGCAGCCGGCGCGCCGACATCCGGGAGGTTGAATTCGAGCTTCAGTCCGGCGACCGACGGGCGCTGTTCGAGGTGGCGCGACCAGCATTGGCCGGCATCGCCTTCCACTTCTCCACAGAAGCCAAATCCGACCTCGGTTATGCGCTGCTCGAAGGCGAGATCGGCGCGGCCGAACCGACGACGGCGGTGGATGCCGATCTCGACGACGATATGTCCGTCGAGATGGCGCTGCAATTGGTGCTCAGATCCTGCGCTGGTCAGATTTCCGCCAACGTCGCCGCTCTCAGGGTCGGGGACGATCCCGAAGGCGCACATCAATTGAGGGTTGGACTGCGTCGGCTCAGGACGGCGCTCAAGATTTTCGCTTCCGTCATGGCGCCGGGAGCCGCGGATTCGCTTGCCGCAGAGGCGCAGCGCTTTTCGTCCGAGGTGGCAGCCACTCGGGATATGGATGTGCTAATCGACGAACTCGTCATGCCGCTTGGTGATGGTGGCGACATGACAGCCCTGATCGAGCTTCTTGAGAAGCGTCGCCGGTTGGCGCGGGTGCGGCTTGCGGCGGTCCTTGCCGACGCAAGCATGGGCGATTTCCTGATCGACCTTCTGGCCTTTACCGAGGCGCGCGGCTGGCTATCGACGGACGACATCGGTCAGAGTCTGGGATTGGCCGCGCCAGTCGAGCCATTTGCCGAGCACATCATTGGCCGTCTCAGGCGCAAGGTTGAAAAGCTTGGACGCGATCCTGAAGCACTTTCTCCCGACGAGCGGCACGAACTCAGGAAAAGATTCAAACGGCTACGCTATGCCTATGATTTCTTTGAGCCTTTGACGCCGAAGTCGGTGCGGCGCAAGTTGCTACCTAGAGTCAAGGCGGCCCAGGATGTGCTTGGCGTGCTCAACGACATTCACATGGCACACCTGATGCTGGATGACGTGCGCGCCGTTGGCCCAAAGGCGAACGCGGTGGAGCGCGCCATCGGTTATTGCCTCGGCTGGCATAGCGCGCGAGCCAAGGTCATCTGGGAGCGGCGCTCCGATGACCTGTCGCTGGACTAATATCCGCGATGACGGAAATATGCGGTTTACATATCAGTAGAAATACGTGACTGTCTGCTGGGGCGCCTCGTTGCCGGCGGAGCTGAATTCAGCTTTCGAGACTCATCTTAAGGAAGAGATTCATCGGATCCTGAACCTAAAAGCACCGTTAGAGCACCAAATCATAAGTGGTTCGTTTTGCTCTGATATTTGCTTCGGAAGTCATGCCGGACGAGTGCCTGTGCTGGAACGGATCCCAGGAGCATCGACATGAGCGAACGCATCGTCATCACGCAGGACATGATCCGTCTTTATGACGAGTACACCCACCTGACGCTGGACCGCCGTGGCTTCATGGAGAAGCTCGCCAAACTGGCCGGTTCGAGTGCCGCGGCTGTGGCGATCGTGCCGTTGATCGAGGCGGGGAAGGCCCAGGCCGCCGTCGTTGCCGCCACCGATGACCGAGTCGATGCCTCGACGATCGAGTTTCCCGGCGATGGCGGGACGCTGAAGGGGTATCTCGTCCGTCCCAAGGCGGTGTCCGGCCCGCTGCCGGCGGTGATGGTCATCCACGAGAACCGGGGGCTCAACGGCCATATCGAGGATGTGGCCCGGCGCCTCGCGCTGGAAGGCTTTCTCACGCTGGCGCCGGACTTCCTGTCGCCGGCCGGAGGTACGCCCGCCGACGAGGACAAGGCGCGCGACCTGATTGCCGCGCTCGACAGGGTGAAGGCCGTCAACAACGCCGTGGCCGCCGCCAGTTTCCTGCGTGGCCACGAGGGCGGCAATGGCAAGTCCGGCAGTGTCGGCTTCTGCTGGGGCGGTGGGCTGTCGCTCCAGACGGCGGTGGCCGATGCGGGGCTCGGAGCAGCGGTGTCCTATTATGGCGCCCAGCCGACGGCCGAACAGGTGGCCGCCATCAAGGCGCCGCTGCTGTTGCACTATGCCGGTCTCGACGATCGCATCAACGCCGGTATCCCGGTGTTCGAGGCAGCGCTGAAGGCAGCCGGCAAGACCTATGAACTTCACATGTATCCCGGCGTCAACCACGCCTTCAACAACGACACCTCGGCGGCGCGCTACGACAAGGCGGCGGCCGACCTCGCTTGGACGAGAACGGTCGGCTTCCTGAAATCCAATCTGGCCTGAGGCTGGACCGGTGCGCGGGCAGGCTCAAAAATATGATAAATTGGATCTTGGTCCCGCGCCAAATCGCTATATAAGCGGCTGAGCAAGGAGCTGCTTTTTCCATGTCGCCGACCGCCGCGGGCGTTCTTTTCAAGCTCGCCTCGACCATCGCCTTCGCCTTCATGCTGACGCTGATCAAGCTGGTGTCGGGCCGCGTGCCCCCAGGGGAAGTGCTGTTCGCCCGCTCTTTCTTCGGCATCGTCCCGGTGATCGTCTATCTCGCGGCGCTCGGCGTCTTTCCTGCCTCGCTCAGGACTGCAAGGCCGCTCGGCCACGTGCGCCGGTCGCTGGTTGGTACCGCCTCGATGTTCTGTTGGTTCACGGCGGTCAGCTATCTGCCGCTGCCCGACGCTACCGCCATCAGCTACTCGGGGCCGCTGTTCGGCGTGTGTCTCGCGGCGCTGGTATTGCACGAGCGCGTCAGGGCGTTTCGCTGGGGGGCGGTGGGTATCGGCTTTCTCGGCGTGCTGATCGTTCTCTCGGGGCAGCTCAACGGCTTCGAAATGGGATTCCAAGGTAGCCGGGCGACGGGCGCGATCTGCGCGCTCGCCTCGGCGGTATTGGGCGCATTCGCCGCCGTCACCGTGCGCGAGCTGACGGCGACCGAGACCACCGGCGCCATCGTCTTCTATTTCCTGGCCTGTGGCTCGGCTTTCTCCTTCGTGACGATACCCTTCGGCTGGGTGGTGCCCAGCTTCTCCGACGCTGCCATGCTGATCGTTGCCGGCCTGTTCGGCGGTATCGGCCAGGTGTTGATGACGCAGTCCTATCGTCTCGCCGAGGCGTCGGTGATCGCCCCGCTCGACTACATCAACATGATCTGGATCGTCATTCTGTCTTACCTGATCTTCGGCGACGTGCCGACGGCGGTCGTGCTTGCCGGCTCGTTGGTGGTCATCGCCTCCGGCGTGTTCGTGGTCTGGCGGGAACGCCGCCTCGGCATCCTCGAAGCCAAGGCCAAGGCACGCAGCGCCGACACGCCAACTTAGTTTTCTGCCTCAGGCGCCGGCGGGCCTCTGATCTATGGCTTCCGTTCCGTTGCGGAAGCCGCCAAGGCGGCTTCGGTTTTAATCCTGCCTCAGGCGCCGGCGGCGACATCCGTCGCCTTGGCTTCCGCTCCGCTTCCGTCTTCGCGACGCTTCGTGTCTCGAAGACTCGCTTCACGCGGCGCCTCTTGGCGCCGGAAACCGCTGGGCGGTTTCGGTTTTATTTTTCGACCTCAGACGCCGACGGGCAGTTCAGGTGATTGCTCTCGGACAGGGTTGGTTGGCGTTGACACTCTCTCGGGAGCGGGCCAAAAGGTCATGCAGAGCGTGTGAGACCACGTGGGCGCGAGAGATATCCGATGAGCGAAATTGCGAGCGGCAAGCGCGAGATGGTCGATGTGGCGATCGTCGGTGCCGGTCCCATGGGACTCGTCACAGCCCTGATGTGCGCCCGCGCCGGCCTCAGGGTGGCGATCTACGAGCGGCAAAGCGATTTTTCCGGCTCGCCGGCCTGGAATGGCACCGGCGTCCTCGCTCCCGACTGCGAGGCTGATGGCGCCGACGCCACCATCGTGGATCTTGGACGTCGCTCGGTCGAACTGTGGCCGACGCTGATCCCCGGTCTCACGATCAACGGCGCGCTGGTGCTCGGCAATCGGCGCCAGCCGTCGGCGC is part of the Pleomorphomonas sp. PLEO genome and encodes:
- a CDS encoding ABC transporter ATP-binding protein, yielding MPILEISNLSVDFRTVGGQFRAVDSVSMTVDPGEIVSIVGESGSGKSVSMLALMGLLPWTATITADRLMFDGKDLLTISPRERRRIIGKDLAMIFQEPMSSLNPCYTVGWQISEVLEAHLGLNKRARRDRTVELLELVGIPSASERLDTYPHQMSGGMNQRVMIAMAIACNPKLLIADEPTTALDVTIQAQILDLLAKLQRETGMALVLITHDMGVVAETANRVSVQYAGQKVEEQPVSQLFADPHHPYTAALLSALPERATTRRLPSIPGVVPGQYDRPTGCLFSPRCSFVTERCVEKAPVTQGQAAGYALCHYPLNQGKPVGHPGPAAILDRRLSA
- a CDS encoding ABC transporter permease subunit, translated to MTAVSASVRPGRLKEFWRYFSENHGAVAGLVLFVVLVVVAIAAPLFAPFDPDQQFRDSLLMPPLTHGSEGIFLLGTDALGRDMLSRLIFGSRFSLFIGVVVVSVSLIGGVIIGMFAGFFRGWVDTVIMRVMDVILAFPSLLLALTLVAILGPGLTNAMIAIAIVAQPHYVRLTRAAVFSERNRDYVTAARVSGAGPLWLMFVTILPNCMAPLIVQAALSFSGAILDAAALGFLGMGAQPPTPEWGTMLAEAREFITRAWWVVTFPGLAILITVLAINLMGDGLRDALDPKLKRS
- a CDS encoding ABC transporter permease subunit, whose product is MFGFILRRLSLLIPTFIGVSLVAFFFIRALPGDPVLLLAGERGISPERYAELMHRYGFDLPLWQQFISYFTGLMHGDFGTSISTKKPIFTEFFTLFPATLELSICAVIFAVALGVPAGVIAAVKRNSWFDHTAMATALVGYSMPIFWWALLLIIVFSGMLGWTPVSGRISLMFFFPKVTGFMLIDSFLSGKAGAFQSAASHLILPTIVLGTIPLAVIARQTRSAMLEVLGEDYIRTARAKGLSPYRVVAVHALRNALIPVITTIGLQIGVLMAGAILTETIFSWPGIGKWMVDSIFRRDYPAVQGGLVLIALIVMAVNLIVDMLYGLVNPKIRHQR
- a CDS encoding N-acetyltransferase family protein, with amino-acid sequence MSIATAFRSFRSDDRAAVVRLWHDAWHDGHGSILPAHAVAERTVESFDLRLGPLEAGCIVAEVGGRILGFAAIEGSEIDQLYVAAEARGTGLASALLAATEAELARRGVRDAVIQCSQGNERAHRFYARSGWRDSGARQAAIWTPDGRHETHPTHIFVKQLSSLD
- a CDS encoding ABC transporter substrate-binding protein, producing the protein MKTMSRLLAATMLVAGLASAAHAKTFVYCSEGSPEGFDPAPYASGTTHDASSVTVYSRLTEFEHGTTSIIPGLAESWDISEDGTVYTFHLRHGVKFHTTEYFTPTRDFNADDVIFSLTRQNDKNSPWYSYAGGSWEYWEGMDMPKLVKSLDKVDDYTVKLTLTSPNAPMLANLAMAFASIMSKEYADKLAAEGKQADLNQLPIGTGPFQFVAYEKDAVIRYQAFAGYWGAKPKIDDLVFAITPDASVRVQKLKAGECQAAPYPNPADIDALKADSNIQLLDQAGLNIGYLAYNTLQKPFDDVRVRKALNMAINKKAIIDAVYQGTGQIAKNPIPPTMWSYNDSVQDDPYDPEAAKKLLAEAGVKDLSMKVWAMPVSRPYNPNARRMAELIQADFANVGVKVEIVSFEWAEYLKRGKEKTRDGALLQGWTGDNGDPDNFLFALLSCAAVDSGSNRAFWCNKDFTDLVTKAATVSDVAERTKLYEDAQVVFKKEAPWATIAHSTTYMPLAKGVTGYKVDPLGLHWFEQVDITE
- a CDS encoding CHAD domain-containing protein encodes the protein MADGVEAELKVAVDAAGASRVARLVALPGLEVTAKGDKRLVSTYFDTPDLALRAKGISLRLRRSGRSGEQTVKFSGTFSLGLAERPEFNVPYTGRVPDLSRLPEEAAAELTKLVDGRPLVPLFSMRVTRRRWDIATPGGDRIEMALDRGTATAGSRRADIREVEFELQSGDRRALFEVARPALAGIAFHFSTEAKSDLGYALLEGEIGAAEPTTAVDADLDDDMSVEMALQLVLRSCAGQISANVAALRVGDDPEGAHQLRVGLRRLRTALKIFASVMAPGAADSLAAEAQRFSSEVAATRDMDVLIDELVMPLGDGGDMTALIELLEKRRRLARVRLAAVLADASMGDFLIDLLAFTEARGWLSTDDIGQSLGLAAPVEPFAEHIIGRLRRKVEKLGRDPEALSPDERHELRKRFKRLRYAYDFFEPLTPKSVRRKLLPRVKAAQDVLGVLNDIHMAHLMLDDVRAVGPKANAVERAIGYCLGWHSARAKVIWERRSDDLSLD
- a CDS encoding dienelactone hydrolase family protein gives rise to the protein MSERIVITQDMIRLYDEYTHLTLDRRGFMEKLAKLAGSSAAAVAIVPLIEAGKAQAAVVAATDDRVDASTIEFPGDGGTLKGYLVRPKAVSGPLPAVMVIHENRGLNGHIEDVARRLALEGFLTLAPDFLSPAGGTPADEDKARDLIAALDRVKAVNNAVAAASFLRGHEGGNGKSGSVGFCWGGGLSLQTAVADAGLGAAVSYYGAQPTAEQVAAIKAPLLLHYAGLDDRINAGIPVFEAALKAAGKTYELHMYPGVNHAFNNDTSAARYDKAAADLAWTRTVGFLKSNLA
- a CDS encoding DMT family transporter translates to MSPTAAGVLFKLASTIAFAFMLTLIKLVSGRVPPGEVLFARSFFGIVPVIVYLAALGVFPASLRTARPLGHVRRSLVGTASMFCWFTAVSYLPLPDATAISYSGPLFGVCLAALVLHERVRAFRWGAVGIGFLGVLIVLSGQLNGFEMGFQGSRATGAICALASAVLGAFAAVTVRELTATETTGAIVFYFLACGSAFSFVTIPFGWVVPSFSDAAMLIVAGLFGGIGQVLMTQSYRLAEASVIAPLDYINMIWIVILSYLIFGDVPTAVVLAGSLVVIASGVFVVWRERRLGILEAKAKARSADTPT